A segment of the Panacibacter ginsenosidivorans genome:
AAGCTAGGTTCAAGGTTGCAGGGCCATCCGGCTACGCATGAGCACCTTCCCGGTATAAGAGTAGCAAGCGGTTCTCTTGGTCAGGGGATGAGCGTGGCTATCGGTGCGGCACTTAGTAAAAAATTAAATGGCGATACCCATATTGTATATTCATTGCATGGCGATGGAGAACTGGATGAAGGACAGATCTGGGAGGCAGTCTTAAGTGCACCGAATTTAAAAGTCGACAATCTTATCAGCACAATAGATTGGAACGGCCAGCAGATCGATGGCCCTACCAGCAAGGTTATGAATCTTGGAGATCTGCATGCCAAGTTTGAAGCATTCAACTGGCAGGTTCTTGAAATGGATGGAAACGATATGGAGGATGTGATTGCCACCCTTAACAAAGCGAAATCTTTAACTGGGAACGGTCGCCCCATTTGCATTCTCATGAAAACCATAATGGGTAAGGGCGTCGATTTTATGGAAGGCCATCACGAATGGCATGGCATTGCACCAAATGATGAACAGCTTGCAAAAGCATTGGCACAATTGCCCGAAACACTTGGAGATTATTAATTCCTAAAATATTTTTATTTAAAGCAGTCTTTTTTAAAGGCTGCTTTTTTATTTTTTATACAGGCATTTGGTCTTCTTGGCATCGCCGGTTGTGTCACTCACTTCAGCGTCCCGAAAATTTATGAGCAAAGCGCAAGGCATTTCGATAATTTATTTCGTCTTGTGCATTATCTCTTATAGTAATTTCAACTGCATATATTAAATTGAACTTATGATAGTGGACCAGCTGCTTCTTATTATCGGATTGCTATTTTGTGTGTCTATGCTTTCTATGCTTAGCGAGAAACTACACATTCCTTATCCCATTTTTCTTGTGATAGCAGGCTTATTGATCAGCATTATACCAGGTATGCCTGTTATAAAACTCGATCCAAATCTTGTCTTCCTCATTTTTCTGCCGCCCTTACTATACGCAGCAGCATGGAATACTTCCTGGCATGAGTTCTGGTCCGCAAAAAGACCGATCTCAATGCTCTCATTCGGACTTGTTATTTTTACATCAGGAGCCGTTGCCTTTGCAGCTCATGCAATGATACCAGGCTTTTCACTGGCAATGGGCTTTTTATTAGGTGGCATCATTTCTCCTCCCGATGCTATCGCGGCTACAAGTATTATTCAAAAGCTAAAAGTGCCGAAGCGGGTTGTTACCATTCTTGAAGGAGAAAGCCTGGTTAATGATGCATCGAGCCTTATTGTTTTTCGTTTTGCATTGGCAGCTATTTCAACAGGACAATTTGTTTTCTGGAATGCAACTGGAGATTTCTTTCTTGTTGTTATCATGGGCATTCTCATAGGTGTTGCTATTGCACATATCATTTATGCTTTGCACCGGTTTTTGCCAACCACCCCCAGCATTGATACAGCCATTACACTTATTTCTCCGTATCTCATGTATATAACTGCCGAGCATTTTCATTTTTCAGGCGTGCTGGCGGTAGTAAGTGGCGGTTTGTTTCTTACATTCAGGTCTCATGAAATTTTTTCTTACGATACAAGGTTACAGGCCATCAGTGTTTGGCAAACATTGGTATTCCTGTTAAATGGAATAGTGTTTATTCTTATCGGTCTGCAACTACCGGAGATCATTAAAGGGCTTGATAATTATTCGATAACTGAAGCAATAACCTATGCAGTAGTTATTAGTTTGCTTACAATAGTTATACGACTGCTTTGGGTTTACCCAGGTGCATATATTCCAAGATTTCTTTTTAAAGGCATAAGAGAAAAAGAAGCTAACCCCGGCTGGAAACTTATTTTTATAACCGGCTGGAGTGGCATGCGTGGTTTAGTGTCACTTGCTTCCGCATTAGCCGTACCGCTTGTATTAAATGATGGAACTGCATTTCCGCACCGCAACCTTATTTTGTTCATCACCTTTGTGGTGATATTGTTTACACTTGTTCTTCAGGGTTTAAGTTTGCCGTGGATCATACGCAAATTAGGGATCGAATCAACAGAGTCTCCTCAACAACAAGAGAGAGAAATAAGATATAAATTGGCAGTTGCTGTACTTAAGCATTTAATAAATAATTATTCGGATGAAACAGAAAACATTGAAGCTTACAAAAGAGTAAAAGAACGTTATGAACGTATGGTTGAAATTGCAGAAAAAAAATTAGATGCAGCTGAGGTAAAAGACGAGCCTCCTTCTTTTTTACCTAACTATTATAAAATGCTTTACGAAATGATCGAGGTAAGAAGAGCGCAGTTAAATGAAATGCGTAATTCAAAATTATATAGCGATGAATTATTACGCGAAAAGGAAAGAGAACTTGACCTGGAGGAAGCCAGAATAAGAAAATAAAATTTTTTCTCCCTTTCATAATGTTTCATGAAAAAGAATGAATTGCTCAATAATGAATAGAAAGTACAAGAGTGCGACGCAAGTGAGGCTTAATAGTGTTACTACAACCTGGCTCAATAATTTATTCAATAATAATTTTAGTAAGATAAAACATGTCGGGATCTATTACCGGTAAGGTGCTGCTCTTAATCGTAATTCCTTTTTTATTAATCATCGCTTTCTTCAACCCGTTGGTTGTTGCAATATCAAGCGGAAGCGCCATATCAATATTGCCCAGGCTTACATTATATTCAGTAAGGCCTGTTCGCTTTACTAATATCTCTAGTTTATTTGTTGTGCGCAGATACAAGTTGAATAGCGGCTTTAGATCTGTGCCTTTAGTCTTGCTGAAAAATTGTTCAACATCATCTGTATTTACCAGGTTATCGTAATTATATTTAGCATTTGTAGCAAACTGTTTTAATGTGGGGAAAAAAATACTGTCACCAAGTACATAACGCAACGTATGCATAAAGAATGCACCTTTACCATAAATGTCGGCATGATAAGCTTGCTCTTCATCGATATCTTTTCCAATCACAATAGGCTGTTTATTTTCAAAATGCAGTGAGCTGTTTTTAAACCACTTTATATATGCGGCTTCTCCTTCCATTTCCCGTGTATATAATGCATCTCCAAAACTACAGATGCCTTCGTGTATCCAGTAATCAGCCCAATCTTTTGCTGTTATTTTATTGCCCCACCATTCATGGCCAAGTTCGTGATGCATCAGCCAGTCAAAGTCTTTGCCCCCGATCTTTGTGTACCTGAATTTATTGCCATACGCATTCATAGTTTGATGTTCCATACCAAGATGTGGTGTTTCGGCGATTCCTATTTTTTCTTTTATCCACGGGTATTCACCAAAATATTTTTCCTGCACATGCATTGATTGTTCAAA
Coding sequences within it:
- a CDS encoding transketolase; protein product: MKSVTELKDIATQIRRDIVRMVHAVQSGHPGGSLGCTDFFTDLYFNIMKHDPSFNMDALNEDVFFLSNGHISPVFYATLARSGYFDVKELSTFRKLGSRLQGHPATHEHLPGIRVASGSLGQGMSVAIGAALSKKLNGDTHIVYSLHGDGELDEGQIWEAVLSAPNLKVDNLISTIDWNGQQIDGPTSKVMNLGDLHAKFEAFNWQVLEMDGNDMEDVIATLNKAKSLTGNGRPICILMKTIMGKGVDFMEGHHEWHGIAPNDEQLAKALAQLPETLGDY
- a CDS encoding Na+/H+ antiporter, with the protein product MIVDQLLLIIGLLFCVSMLSMLSEKLHIPYPIFLVIAGLLISIIPGMPVIKLDPNLVFLIFLPPLLYAAAWNTSWHEFWSAKRPISMLSFGLVIFTSGAVAFAAHAMIPGFSLAMGFLLGGIISPPDAIAATSIIQKLKVPKRVVTILEGESLVNDASSLIVFRFALAAISTGQFVFWNATGDFFLVVIMGILIGVAIAHIIYALHRFLPTTPSIDTAITLISPYLMYITAEHFHFSGVLAVVSGGLFLTFRSHEIFSYDTRLQAISVWQTLVFLLNGIVFILIGLQLPEIIKGLDNYSITEAITYAVVISLLTIVIRLLWVYPGAYIPRFLFKGIREKEANPGWKLIFITGWSGMRGLVSLASALAVPLVLNDGTAFPHRNLILFITFVVILFTLVLQGLSLPWIIRKLGIESTESPQQQEREIRYKLAVAVLKHLINNYSDETENIEAYKRVKERYERMVEIAEKKLDAAEVKDEPPSFLPNYYKMLYEMIEVRRAQLNEMRNSKLYSDELLREKERELDLEEARIRK
- a CDS encoding M1 family metallopeptidase, which gives rise to MRLTCLFLFVFFVDSLLAQSTFTSGGKLRPEQAVMDIRHYTIALDVDVQQHTIRGYTIIDVDMLQPTSILLFDLLDSFNIKSITVNDKNQKFVYKNNLITINLSQELPAGKAAVKIEYNGKPHVAIRPPWDDGFTWTKDSSGHPWIAVTAEGTGGKLYYPCKDHPSDEPNEGVDLTITVPKDLVVAGPGLLQKITKKRDKATYYWKTNYTINNYSIVFNIGNYKVVSKNYITINDNTVPMQFYVLQEHAAMAEHHLDVFEQSMHVQEKYFGEYPWIKEKIGIAETPHLGMEHQTMNAYGNKFRYTKIGGKDFDWLMHHELGHEWWGNKITAKDWADYWIHEGICSFGDALYTREMEGEAAYIKWFKNSSLHFENKQPIVIGKDIDEEQAYHADIYGKGAFFMHTLRYVLGDSIFFPTLKQFATNAKYNYDNLVNTDDVEQFFSKTKGTDLKPLFNLYLRTTNKLEILVKRTGLTEYNVSLGNIDMALPLDIATTNGLKKAMINKKGITIKSSTLPVIDPDMFYLTKIIIE